The sequence below is a genomic window from Rhodothermia bacterium.
ATGCAGAAATTGATCCACTTGGCTTGATGTTAGACGAAAATCGTCTCAACAACATTAACAAAGGAAAACACGCCAATGTTACGGCCTTCATGAAACCCCCTCAGCTTTACGGAAATCGGTACAGCCGTGCGTGGGCTGTTTTTCCTGCATACAATAGCACGATGGGTGTAGGCGTAGGTGCGCAAGTGCGTGGAATTGCACCTTTCAATAACGATCTTTTGAATACCCAAGTGAGCCTTTACACGGGGCTTGGTAGCAAAGACTATCAAGTGGAAACTCTTTCCGATGCTCTTGCCCTCATCAATTATGACTTCTTATACGAAAAAGAGTTGGGGCGACATCTTGGGGATTGGCGCGCAAAACTCTCTTTTGACAGTGATCAAGGAATCGTGGAAGACCGGTTGGTTGTTTCCCACAACTTAACGCCATTTTTGGACAGAAAAAGCTTCAAACGTACCCTCACGTTGGGCTTCACACACAACGATCGCATTATTGAGGGAGCTTATCCAAACGAAGGCTATATTTGGAGCGATAAAAATGTTTTGAGTGGCATGGTGGCTTATCGTTCGCAAAAAGCCGATCGTTTTGTGGAAGCAATGCTTGAATTTGGTGGGGCTTCATTAGATAAGCCCGTTGCGTTAGATGATTATAATAGTGCAAACAGAATGCAAATCAAAGCCCAACGTCGTTTGGGGCTTGGAAGGTCAAAAAATGGTCTTGCGCGTTTACATATAGGCATTGGTCCGAAGAATTTGGCGCCACAAAAACGCTTTATTGCGGGCAGTCCAGATTTGGAAAACCAATGGCGCTCGGATGCTTTCCGCACATTGTCTTCGCTCTCTACCGTTACCAACGTTAAGGCATTCTCCGGCGTTGGTCCTATCAGCTATTCCTTTGGCCGGGATGAAGGCTTTTTTATGATTGCTGGGAGTTTGTTGTGGGAGGTGAATCCCAAACTTAAATCGCCAGTGCTTGCACCCCTGACGGCCAATGTGTTCTTGGGGCTTGCAACAATGGGAGGCAGCCTCCTTAACGATGGCGGGTTTGCCGTCAATTATAACTTGGCGTCCCTTGGTTCGCTCTCAAAATGGGTTAAACAATCTGACGTGTTATCTGGCATGAACCTAAGTCTTAAATTCCCGCTTTTTGTGGGTACACCGCATTTGGTGGATGGTAAAAATAAATTTGCTTTCCGCTATAAGTTTGGGGTTGAACATGCCTTTTAATTCCATTATCATTTACACTGTTTTTAATGGCTCATAATATGTTTAAATTTTTTAAGTATTTGTTATTATTGGGTTTATTCCATAAAGATATTTTAGTGACAGCGCAGTATTTGCCACAATTGCCTCAAAAGAAATTGGTGGTGATGAATTTGGCCGCACATCCAGACGACGAGGATGGGCAAACATTGGCCTATTATCGTTATGGCAAAGATGCCGTCGCATACAGCATTATCTACACCAGAGGTGAAGGGGGGCAGAATGAGATTGGGCCGGAATTGTACGAATCATTGGGCGCACTTCGTACCCAAGAGACCGAGCGAGCAGCGCGTATCTTAGGTACAAAGGTTTATTTTTTGAATTACCCTGATTTTGGGTTCTCTAAGTTTGCGAAAGAAGCCTTTGAAAAATGGGGAGGCAGGGAAGCCGTTATTGCAAAGATTGTTTATATGGTGCGTAAGTTAAAACCGGATGTAATGTTCACCAACCACGATACGGTGACTGTTGGGCCAACGCGCCAGCACGGACAACATCAGGCCGTAGGCATTTCTGCACTTGCTGCTTTCCGATTGGCAGCGGATCCCACCTATCATCCCGAACAACTGCGTGAACAGGGTGTGAGCCTTTGGCAGCCAAAGCGTTTTTTCTGGCGGAATTGGATGGCGACTTCCGGAGAAGTGCAAATCGCGGTTTCTGATCCATACAAGGATGGACTGACGTATCAGCAAGTGGCCTTAAATGCCCTCAAGGAACATGCCTCGCAGGGGATGGATTTCTTTGCGGGTAGGCGGTCTTTTCCGCGTTATACGTATTTCCGGTTGATTGGTAAGGCTACTCATGCAGCTCTACACCCAACCGACTTGGCGGGAAATTTAGAAACCGTCCTTCGCAAAGCCGATTTGCCGTACTACTTAGATGCAGGTGGGTATTTTACTGCGGGAAAAGTATCGGTTGTAAATCGGCCTTTTGGCAAAGTGACTGCGGGAGAAAAGGTGGTACTGAATGTGCCTCAAGCCGATTTGACGACGCTCAAAGTCTGGTTGGATGGGGCTCCGATGGTATTGAAAAAAGAGGAAAAACAACTGTTTAGCTTTGCAGTACCCACTGCCGCTGTTGCCTCATTTCCCAAAATACCGAACCAATACATGCGGTTTTCAAATGCGCCTGTTTTTAGTTATGCCATTATTCGTAAAAACAAAATTGTGCAAGCTGGATACCTACCCCTCGAAATCGCTCCTGTGGTTTATTTAGCGCCACTTCCGCCGGTTGTTCGCTTATCGCAAGGGGAAAATACCTTTACATTTACCGGACAAATATTTGATGCTACCGCAAATCGTTTGGAGGCAACGTTGCAATTCCAAGACGAACGACTGAAAAATATCCCCGTTTCTATCTCGGTTACGTCCAAATCGGAAGGAAAAATTGAGCTACTGTGCAGCGTCCAAGTTGACGGCGATTTGCCGGAAGGAAATTACCCTTATACCCTTTCGTTACGTTCCGCCGGAAGGCGAACAGCAGAGGCAAAGCAAGTAGGTGTGATGCGGGTACTGAAAACCGAGGTCGCCAAAGGATTGCGTGTTGGCATAATCAAAAGCTATGACGATACACTACCAATGGCGTTAAAAGAATTGAATGTTTCGTATAAAATGTTGGATTCATTGGACTTGGCGGAGAAGAAGTTTGACCATTTGCACACCATTATCGTGGACATTCGGGCGTATTTTGTACGAAAGGATTTGCGCATGCACAACGGTAATTTATTGGAATGGGTAAAGAATGGTGGGAATTTGATTGTACAGTATCAAAAAACCTTTGAATGGAATGCCGGAGAAACAGATCCACTTGATCCGTCCAAGAAAAATCCAGAAACCACTTTTGCCCCATACCCAATTCGTTTAGGCGGACGGGATCGCGTCACGTATGAAAATGCTCCGGTTATGCTCTTACAACCGCAACATGTGCTGTTCCAGCAACCAAATACCATTACTGGACAAGATTGGGAGGGCTGGATCCAAGAACGCGGCCTGTATTTCCCTAATCAATACGATCAATCCTATACCGAACTGTTTGCAATGGCAGATCCGGGGGAAAAAGCATATAGGGGAAGCACACTTTTGGCGACCTATGGCAAAGGGACGTACCTTTTTACGGCGCTTAGCTGGTATCGTCAATTACAAGTGCTACATTCGGGTGCTTTTAGGATGTTTGCCAACTTGATTTCCTTGCCCCTTACCAAGCAATAATGTTGGTTGCCGTTTGGTAAAGATTTAGAGGGTGTATATGATCAATTAATTGTAATGGCACATTCTGTTTAGAATAAGTTATTGTAACTTAATTGTTTAATGAATGCAAGGTGCATCGCCGTTTTATACCAAATATTGTATTCTACGTTTTCCAATTATTTTAATCCCATTTTGAACATGAGAAAATTGATCTGGTATGGATTGTTGTTGTTGATGGCAATTGGGGTTGTGCCTGCCCAAAAAAGGAATCGCCCGCAACCAACTCCAACGACAACAAAAGCTTCGGTCGTGGCTTTGGACACCAGTTACCTGAGCACAAAGCGGTTTCGGAATATCGGGCCATTCCGTGGTGGACGATCAGCCGCCGTCACGGGTATTCCAGGGAAGCCCTTTGCCTTTCTTTTTGGGAGTGTTGGCGGCGGCGTTTGGCAAACGAAAGATGCCGGACAAACTTGGCGGAACCTGTCGGATGGATTTTTTGGCGGCTCTATCGGAGCCGTTGCCGTGAGTGAATGGGACAATAATGTGGTTTATGTAGGTGGTGGCGAAAAAACGGTTCGTGGAAATGTCTCGTATGGCTTGGGCATGTGGAAATCATTTGATGCGGGTAAAACTTGGCAACCCCTTGGCTTAGATGACACCCGCCATATCACGCGCATCCGAATTCATCCCAAAAATCCAGATGTGGTTTATGCTGCTGCGTTAGGCCATTTGTTCGGCCCTAATGAGCAACGCGGCGTATTCCGTAGTAAGGATGGGGGGAAATCTTGGGAAAAAGTCCTGTATGCTGGGCCAGATGCCGGCGCGGTTGATCTGGTGATGGATCCTACCAATCCAAGGGTATTGTATGCAACAACTTGGCAAGTAAAACGCACCCCATACAGCTTAGAAAGTGGCGGCAGTGGTTCGGGTTTGTGGAAGTCCACCGATGGCGGCGATACTTGGAAAAATATTTCGCGTGCCAATGGACTTCCGAAAGGGCTTCTTGGCATCATTGGCGTTACCGTCTCTCCGGCAAATCCAGATCGGCTCTGGGCCATTGTTGAGGCAGAAGATGGTGGTGTATTCCGCTCCGACGACGGGGGCGCAATCTGGCGGAAACTTAATTCAGACCGCAATCTCAGGCAGCGGGCGTGGTATTATACCCGCATTTATGCTGACCCGCAAAATGTGGATCAGGTATATGTCCTTAATGTGGATTTTTGGCGATCAAAAGATGGCGGAAGAACCTTCTCCAATATCAATACGCCACATGGTGACCATCACGACCTATGGATTGATCCACAAGACCCGCTCAGAATGGTCATTGGAGACGATGGCGGGGCACAAGTCACTGTAGATGGCGGCGAAAATTGGAGTACCTATCACAATCAACCCACAGCCCAATTTTATCGTGTGGTGACCGATGACCACTTTCCATATCGGATTTATGGCGCTCAGCAGGACAATTCAACTGTTCGGATCCTTCACCGTAGCGATGGATTTGGTATTACAGAACGGGATTGGGAGGAAACAGCTGGCGGCGAAAGTGGGCATATTGCCATTGATCCAAGAGATAACGACATCGTTTATGGTGGTTCTTATGGTGGATTCCTCACCCGAAAAAACCATCGAACAGGCGAGGAGCGGGACATTAACCCTTGGCCTGATAATCCTATGGGGCATGGCGCCGGAGATTTGAAGTACCGATTCCAGTGGAATTTCCCCATTTTGTATTCCCGACATTCGTCAAATACCCTCTATGCGGCTGCGCAAGTCCTCTTTAAAACCGAAAATGAAGGGCAAACTTGGGAGCCGATCAGTGGAGATCTGACCCGCAACGATCCCCAAACATTGGGTTCTTCCGGTGGTCCTATTACCAAGGACAATACCAGTGTGGAATATTATGGAACCATCTTTGCCGTTGCCGAGGGATTGGAAAAAGGCGTTATTTGGACTGGGTCTGACGATGGGTTAATTCACCTCACGCGCGATGGTGGGAAAACGTGGAAAGCCGTAACACCACCCACAAATTTGTTACCAGAATGGGCACAAATCAATAGTATTGAGCCACACCCCACCAATCCGGGTGGCTTATATGTGGCCGCTACCCGCTATAAATCAGATGACAGTAAGCCTTATTTGTTAAAGACGACCGACTATGGCGCTTCATGGTCGTTAATTACAAAGGGAATTGATGCTGGGCATTTTACACGTGTTATTCGAGCAGATGCTGGGCGTCCGGGATTGTTGTTTGCTGGTACGGAGTTTGGCCTATATGCCTCGATTGACGATGGGCAAAATTGGTTCTCGTTTCAAAAAAACCTTCCGATCGTCCCAATTACAGACCTTACCATAAAAAACAATGACTTAATTATTGCGACACAGGGACGCTCTTTTTGGATCATGGATGATCTGACACTTCTTCATCAACTGACGCCCGAAGTGTATGCCAAGCCATACGTA
It includes:
- a CDS encoding PIG-L family deacetylase, which translates into the protein MFKFFKYLLLLGLFHKDILVTAQYLPQLPQKKLVVMNLAAHPDDEDGQTLAYYRYGKDAVAYSIIYTRGEGGQNEIGPELYESLGALRTQETERAARILGTKVYFLNYPDFGFSKFAKEAFEKWGGREAVIAKIVYMVRKLKPDVMFTNHDTVTVGPTRQHGQHQAVGISALAAFRLAADPTYHPEQLREQGVSLWQPKRFFWRNWMATSGEVQIAVSDPYKDGLTYQQVALNALKEHASQGMDFFAGRRSFPRYTYFRLIGKATHAALHPTDLAGNLETVLRKADLPYYLDAGGYFTAGKVSVVNRPFGKVTAGEKVVLNVPQADLTTLKVWLDGAPMVLKKEEKQLFSFAVPTAAVASFPKIPNQYMRFSNAPVFSYAIIRKNKIVQAGYLPLEIAPVVYLAPLPPVVRLSQGENTFTFTGQIFDATANRLEATLQFQDERLKNIPVSISVTSKSEGKIELLCSVQVDGDLPEGNYPYTLSLRSAGRRTAEAKQVGVMRVLKTEVAKGLRVGIIKSYDDTLPMALKELNVSYKMLDSLDLAEKKFDHLHTIIVDIRAYFVRKDLRMHNGNLLEWVKNGGNLIVQYQKTFEWNAGETDPLDPSKKNPETTFAPYPIRLGGRDRVTYENAPVMLLQPQHVLFQQPNTITGQDWEGWIQERGLYFPNQYDQSYTELFAMADPGEKAYRGSTLLATYGKGTYLFTALSWYRQLQVLHSGAFRMFANLISLPLTKQ
- a CDS encoding glycosyl hydrolase, which codes for MAIGVVPAQKRNRPQPTPTTTKASVVALDTSYLSTKRFRNIGPFRGGRSAAVTGIPGKPFAFLFGSVGGGVWQTKDAGQTWRNLSDGFFGGSIGAVAVSEWDNNVVYVGGGEKTVRGNVSYGLGMWKSFDAGKTWQPLGLDDTRHITRIRIHPKNPDVVYAAALGHLFGPNEQRGVFRSKDGGKSWEKVLYAGPDAGAVDLVMDPTNPRVLYATTWQVKRTPYSLESGGSGSGLWKSTDGGDTWKNISRANGLPKGLLGIIGVTVSPANPDRLWAIVEAEDGGVFRSDDGGAIWRKLNSDRNLRQRAWYYTRIYADPQNVDQVYVLNVDFWRSKDGGRTFSNINTPHGDHHDLWIDPQDPLRMVIGDDGGAQVTVDGGENWSTYHNQPTAQFYRVVTDDHFPYRIYGAQQDNSTVRILHRSDGFGITERDWEETAGGESGHIAIDPRDNDIVYGGSYGGFLTRKNHRTGEERDINPWPDNPMGHGAGDLKYRFQWNFPILYSRHSSNTLYAAAQVLFKTENEGQTWEPISGDLTRNDPQTLGSSGGPITKDNTSVEYYGTIFAVAEGLEKGVIWTGSDDGLIHLTRDGGKTWKAVTPPTNLLPEWAQINSIEPHPTNPGGLYVAATRYKSDDSKPYLLKTTDYGASWSLITKGIDAGHFTRVIRADAGRPGLLFAGTEFGLYASIDDGQNWFSFQKNLPIVPITDLTIKNNDLIIATQGRSFWIMDDLTLLHQLTPEVYAKPYVLLKPRPTYRMGGGGGRGSLTVGENPLSGVQLSYYFKQLPDSASVKLKLLGRDGKAIRTFSPKGRPETRMSLKKGMNTFSWNMRYPEAERFDGLILWAGGTQGPKATPGLYEARLFVGNDSLSVPFEILKDPRVQATQADLEAQFDFLVQVRDDLSEIHRSIKQIRSTREAIKRVASGDKAVKAAGDALLQTMTAIEEALYQTKNQSGQDPLNYPIKLNNRLSALASSVGSAEARPTDQAFAVYALLKPLIAEELGRWKVLKEKEIPAFNDLVASKNIPAIKLD